A portion of the Hymenobacter gelipurpurascens genome contains these proteins:
- a CDS encoding cation diffusion facilitator family transporter — protein MAGNSSSKLVVYGAIGANLAIAASKFVAAFFTGSAAMMSEGIHSLVDSGNGMLILFGMNRSARPADARHPFGYSKEIYFWTVIVAVMIFAVGGGMSLYKGYQYIQNPVPLTDPTWNYWVLGLAIVFEGVACTLAYREFRKTQGDHGFWQALRLSKDPAVFAILLEDLAALVGLLIALAGIFFGHLLNNLYLDGAASMAIGALLVGMAIFMLRETKGLLIGEGADATMLQDLSVITRQDAAVVSMHNPLTMYLGPQDAVLALDVEFHDHLSAVEIEQAVSRLQASIQTKHPQFRRVFIEAAAPPTPV, from the coding sequence ATGGCTGGCAATTCTTCCTCTAAATTAGTTGTGTATGGGGCCATTGGCGCCAACCTAGCTATTGCGGCTTCCAAGTTCGTGGCGGCCTTTTTCACGGGCAGCGCCGCCATGATGTCGGAAGGCATTCACTCCCTGGTCGACAGCGGCAACGGCATGCTGATTTTGTTTGGCATGAACCGCAGCGCCCGGCCCGCCGATGCTCGCCACCCCTTCGGCTACAGCAAGGAAATCTACTTCTGGACCGTTATTGTGGCGGTTATGATTTTTGCGGTGGGCGGCGGCATGTCGCTTTACAAAGGCTATCAGTACATTCAGAATCCGGTTCCGCTCACTGATCCTACCTGGAACTACTGGGTGCTGGGGCTGGCCATTGTGTTCGAAGGAGTGGCCTGCACCCTGGCCTACCGGGAGTTCCGCAAGACCCAGGGCGACCACGGTTTCTGGCAAGCCCTGCGCCTGAGCAAAGACCCGGCAGTATTTGCCATTCTGCTCGAAGACCTGGCCGCGCTAGTAGGCCTATTGATTGCCCTGGCGGGTATTTTCTTCGGGCACCTGCTCAACAACCTGTACCTCGATGGCGCAGCTTCCATGGCTATCGGGGCACTGCTGGTGGGTATGGCCATATTCATGCTGCGCGAGACCAAAGGGCTGCTGATTGGGGAAGGCGCTGATGCCACCATGCTGCAAGATCTCTCGGTCATCACCCGCCAAGATGCCGCCGTGGTCTCTATGCACAACCCGCTCACCATGTACCTCGGCCCCCAGGATGCGGTGCTAGCCCTCGATGTAGAGTTTCATGACCACCTCTCGGCCGTGGAAATAGAACAGGCCGTTAGCCGGCTCCAGGCCAGCATCCAAACCAAGCATCCGCAGTTCCGGCGCGTCTTCATTGAGGCGGCCGCGCCGCCAACCCCGGTTTAG
- a CDS encoding APC family permease, giving the protein MTQTSTDSPVAAAPLQRRLGLVQATALNMIDMVGIGPFVTLPLVMGFMGPYFLLAWLVGAGLSIVDGLVWSELGAAYPEAGGSYRFLKLAYGEHKWGRLMSFLYVWQTLIQAPLVLASGAIGFAQYFGYLVPFQEWWQPKLVSGVVVLLLIALLYRRIEDIGKLGVMLWVGVLGLMGWLIFGGITHANHEVAWMPAGGLAALPGILISAAMGQAAVKTIYSYLGYYNVCHLGGEVKEPHKLIPRSIFLSILGIAALYLLLNWSVGTVIPWQEASHSEFIVSTFVERLYGAAAAKAATALVLWVAFASLFAVLLGYSRIPYAAAADGEFLPVFGRLHPTKQFPHVSLLILGGVGFVFSLLFRLGEVISAILAMRILIQFVGQAVGLVLLRRRRGTKDLPFRMPLYPLPVVLAIAVWLFILYSTGPMLILSALGVTAAGVVAFLVWSRSQGRWPFER; this is encoded by the coding sequence ATGACCCAAACTTCTACCGACTCCCCTGTTGCCGCCGCACCGCTCCAACGCCGCCTAGGCCTGGTGCAAGCCACCGCCCTCAACATGATTGATATGGTCGGCATCGGCCCCTTCGTGACCCTGCCGCTCGTGATGGGGTTCATGGGGCCGTACTTCCTGCTGGCCTGGCTGGTGGGCGCCGGCCTGAGTATCGTGGATGGCTTGGTCTGGAGTGAGCTGGGAGCCGCATATCCGGAGGCGGGCGGCTCCTACCGCTTCCTCAAACTGGCCTACGGCGAACATAAGTGGGGCCGGCTGATGTCGTTCCTGTATGTGTGGCAAACCCTGATTCAGGCGCCGCTGGTGCTGGCCTCGGGGGCCATTGGCTTCGCGCAGTACTTTGGCTATCTGGTGCCGTTTCAGGAGTGGTGGCAGCCCAAGCTGGTATCGGGTGTGGTGGTATTGCTGCTAATTGCACTGCTCTACCGCCGCATCGAGGACATTGGTAAGCTAGGCGTAATGCTTTGGGTGGGCGTGCTGGGCCTCATGGGCTGGCTGATTTTCGGGGGAATCACGCACGCCAACCACGAGGTGGCCTGGATGCCCGCCGGTGGCCTAGCGGCGCTGCCAGGCATCCTGATATCGGCGGCTATGGGGCAGGCGGCCGTCAAAACAATTTATAGCTACCTGGGCTACTACAACGTGTGCCACCTGGGCGGCGAGGTGAAGGAGCCGCACAAGCTGATTCCGCGCAGCATCTTCCTGAGTATTCTGGGCATTGCGGCGCTCTACCTGCTACTCAACTGGAGTGTGGGCACCGTGATTCCGTGGCAGGAAGCCAGCCACTCGGAGTTCATTGTAAGCACGTTTGTGGAAAGGCTCTACGGCGCGGCCGCCGCCAAAGCCGCTACGGCGCTGGTGCTGTGGGTGGCCTTTGCGTCGTTATTTGCGGTGCTGCTCGGCTACTCGCGCATTCCGTACGCCGCCGCCGCCGATGGCGAGTTTCTCCCCGTTTTCGGGCGCCTGCATCCTACCAAGCAGTTCCCGCACGTCTCGCTCCTGATTCTGGGCGGCGTAGGCTTTGTGTTCAGCTTGTTGTTCCGGCTGGGCGAGGTTATCAGCGCCATCTTGGCCATGCGCATCCTGATCCAGTTCGTAGGCCAGGCAGTAGGCCTGGTACTGTTGCGCCGCCGCCGGGGCACCAAGGACCTGCCGTTCCGGATGCCGCTCTACCCACTGCCGGTGGTGCTAGCCATTGCCGTGTGGCTGTTCATCCTCTACAGCACCGGCCCCATGCTGATTCTCTCCGCCCTGGGCGTGACGGCCGCCGGTGTGGTAGCGTTTCTGGTGTGGAGCAGAAGCCAGGGCCGCTGGCCGTTTGAGCGGTAA